The window ACATCTGAGGGCACAGGATGGTGTAATCTTTTTTCATCTCTTTGGTAAACATAATCCTGTGATAAGCGCTGGAAACTACCTTCTGCTCGTAATGGCGTTTGTCACGCACCCGCAGTGCCGCAATTAAGGAGCGGATCCGGATCCTGGCGGCTCCCAGGTTATTGACTTCATCGATCTTTAAAACCGTATAGATCTTGCCGGAGCCGGTTAGGATATCATTAACCTGGTCCGTGGTAACCGCATCCAGACCGCAGCCAAAGGAATTCAGCTGGATCAAGTCCAGACGGCTCTCCTTTTTTACGAGAGCAGCAGCCCGGTAAAGCCTTGTGTGGTACATCCACTGGTCAGTAACCACCAGAGGGCGTTCGATTTCAGCCAGATGGGAAACGGAATCCTCTGTGAGTACTGCAAATCCATAGGAGGTAATAAGCTCCGGAATGCCGTGGTTGATTTCCGGATCCACGTGGTAGGGGCGGCCTGCCAGCACGATTCCATGGCGGTCGTTGTCCTCCAGCCATTTTAAAGTTTCCTCGCCCTTTTTCTCCATATCGGCCCTGGAAGCCATAAGCTCTGCCCAGCCCTTTGAAACGGCAGCAGCAACCTCAGATGCAGGGATCTGAAATTCCTTTGCAAATATTTCTGTCAGGCGTCCGGTGAGCACTTCTTCGTTGGTAAAAGCCATGAACGGATTTAAAAAGCGGATATTTTCCGTCTTAATACCTTCCACGTTGTTCTTGATGTTCTCTGCGTAAGAGGTGACAATGGGGCAGTTAAAATGGTTTCCTGCCTCAGGAGTCTCATTCCGTTCATAGGGAATACAGGGATAAAATATGGTTTTAATTCCCTGCTTCATCAGCCATTCAATGTGGCCGTGGGCAATCTTTGCCGGATAGCATTCTGATTCGCTTGGTATGGATTCAATGCCCAGCTCATAGATCTTTCTGGTAGACTGAGGTGAGAGCACGGTCCGGAATTTCAGTTCCTTAAAGAAAACGGCCCAGAAGGGGTAGTTTTCATACATGTTTAAGACTCTGGGAATGCCGATGGTTCCCCGCTCCGCAAGATCAGGGCTTAAGGGCTCGTAATCAAACATGCGGCGGTTTTTATAATCAAAGAGGTTTGGTATTTCCCTCTTTGCCTTTTCCTTGCCAAGGCCTCGTTCACAGCGGTTACCTGTAATGAATTGACGGCCTCCGTCAAAACGGTTAACAGTGAGCACACAGTTGTTGGTGCAGCCCTTGCAGCGGGCCATGGAGGTTTCATAGTGAAGTCCTAAAATCTTATCGAGGCTCAGCATGGAGGTTGTTTTGGATTCCTCGTAGCGTTCCCTTGCGATAAGAGCAGCGCCGAAAGCGCCCATAATGCCTGCAATGTCCGGGCGGATGGCTTCGCAGCCTGAGATCTTTTCAAAGCTTCTTAAGACGGCATTGTTATAGAAAGTACCGCCCTGGACTACCACATGCCGGCCAAGATCAGAAGCATTTGTGATTTTAATTACTTTAAACAGGGCATTTTTAATAACTGAATAAGCAAGCCCTGCGGAAATATCGGATACCTGGGCCCCTTCCTTCTGGGCCTGCTTCACGTTGGAATTCATGAACACTGTGCATCTGGTTCCTAAGTCGGTGGGGTTTTTGGCAAATAAAGCTTCCTGTGCAAAATCCTCTACCTGGTAGTTTAAGGAGTTGGCAAAGGTCTCAATAAAGGAGCCGCAGCCTGAGGAACAGGCCTCATTCAGCTGAACGCTGTCTACGGTGCCGTTTTTAATGCGGATGCATTTCATGTCCTGGCCGCCGATATCCAGGATGCAATCTACCTCTGGTTCAAAAAAGGCTGCAGCATAATAGTGGGAGATGGTCTCCACCTCCCCCTCGTCAAGGAGGAAGGCTGATTTTAAGAGAGCTTCTCCGTAGCCGGTGGAACAGGACCATACGATCTGGCTGTCCTTTGGCATCTGCTCTTTAATTTCGCCTATTGCCCGGATTGCCGTTGCAAGTGGGCTTCCGTTGTTGCTGCTGTAAAATTTATATAACAGGGTGCCGTCTTCCCCTACAAGGGCCGCCTTTGTGGTGGTGGAGCCGGCATCGATTCCTAAAAAGCATTTTCCATGGTAGGAAGAGAGATCGCTTGTTTTTACGCAGTGGCTGTTGTGACGGTTAATGAATTCGTCAAAATCCGCCTGATCCGCAAATAAGGGGTCCATGCGCTTTACTTCAAATTCCATCCGAATGCCGGAGGATAAGCGGTTGATTAAATCCTCCAGGGATACATTCCCTCCCTGGGCCTCCGCTGCATTCATGGCTGCGCCGGTGGCAGCAAATAAGTGGGAATGCTCCGGAGCGATGATCTCATCTCCGGATAAATGGAGGGTGCGGACAAAGGCCTTCTGAAGTTCAGGAAGAAAATGAAGGGGGCCTCCCAGGAAGGCCACATGGCCTCTGATGGGCTTTCCGCATGCCAGGCCGCTGATGGTCTGATTTACCACTGCCTGAAAAATGGATGCCGCAAGATCTTCCCTGGTGGCCCCTTCATTAATAAGTGGCTGTATGTCTGTCTTTGCAAATACTCCGCAGCGGGCTGCAATGGGATAGATGGCCTTGTAATTGGCCGCATATTCATTTAAGCCGGAGGCGTCGGTCTGCAGAAGCGCCGCCATCTGATCGATAAAGGATCCGGTGCCGCCGGCGCAGATTCCGTTCATTCGCTGGTCAATGCCGCCGGTGAAGTAAATAATTTTTGCATCTTCTCCCCCAAGTTCGATTGCCACGTCGGTCTGCGGGGCATAATCCTTAAGAGAGGTAGCAACAGATACCACCTCCTGGACAAAGGGAACCTTTAAATGCCTGGACAGCGTTAAGCCGCCGGACCCTGTAATGGCAGGACATAAGTCCAGGGGACCAAGCTTATCATAAGCCTTTTTTAAAAGGCCTGCCAGCGTTTCCTGTATGTTTGCATAATGCCGCTCATAATCAGCGAACAAGATTTCATGTTTTTCATTTAATATTGCTATCTTAACGGTAGTGGAACCAATATCGATTCCTAATGTTTGGTATGTAGTCATATGCGCGGGGGTAACCCCTGCCTCCTTTTGTGTAGAAGTAAGTTTCTGGCTCACCGAACATCAGTTTAACATAAAATAAGAAATAATACAATTGCAATAACGTGCTAAAAATATGTTAAAACTAGTAAAATTTGTTTAAGTTAACGAAAAGGGGTTTCATTTCGTTTGACAAAAATGGCCTGGGAAATTATAATGTATAAGTCAAAGTCTGCCAACGTTTCCAATAAGATTTTTCAGTGAAAGAGAGAAAAGCTATGATTCAGATTTATAAAACAGAAGACGGCCTGATTCAGCAAAAGGATGAGCTTTCTCCGGGTTCCTGGATTGCCCTTACAGACCCTACTGCCACGGAGATCCTGGAAATCGCCAACACCTGTAAAATCGATCCTGATGACTTAAGAGCGCCCCTTGATGAGGAAGAGCGTTCCCGTATCCAGACAGAGGACCATTACACGCTCATCCTGGTTGACGTTCCTTCCATAGAGGAGCGTGGCGGCAAGGACTGGTATGTAACCATACCAATGGGGATCATAACCACGGAAGAAGCCATTGTTACGGTCTGTCTGGAAGACACTACTGTTCTCAATGCATTTATGGACGGCAGGGTGAGGGATTTTCATACGTATATGAAAACCAGGTTTATTCTGCAGATCCTGTATAAGAATGCATCCTTGTACCTGCAATATCTAAGAATCATTGATAAGAAAAGCGGAGTGGTCGAAGAGAAGCTTCACAAATCCACCAAGAACCGGGAGCTTATTGAGCTTTTGGAGCTGGAAAAGAGCCTTGTGTACTTTACCACATCCCTGCGTTCCAATGAGATGGTGCTTGAAAAGCTCATGAGAAATGAAAAAATCAAAAAGTATCCGGAGGATACGGAGCTTTTGGAAGACGTCATCATTGAGAACAAGCAGGCCATTGAGATGGCAAATATCTACAGCGGAATTTTAAGCGGAACAATGGACGCTTTTGCTTCCGTTATATCAAACAACTTAAATATTGTAATGAAGTTTCTGGCAACCATTACCATTGTCATGTCCATACCAACCATGGTGGCAAGCTTTTATGGAATGAACGTCAATTCCAGGGGAATCCCCTTTGCGAACAGTCCTTACGGCTTTGCCATTGTTTTAGGCCTGACCCTGGCCCTGACGCTGATCGTTGCGTGGATTTTTTCCAAAAAGGATCTGTTCTAGTTGCATGTAAAAACAGGAAACAGGAAACACCCTTAGGGTGTTCCTTTGTGCCCGGAGAGCATGGGCAGAAGATAGGAAAAGGATGAAAGAATGAAGTTTTTTTATAATCTTGAACGCAGATTCAGAAAGTATGCAATTCCGAATCTGATGTACTATATCATTGGCATGTACGGTGTGGGATTGTTGATGGAGATGCTCGCACCGGGATTTTACTGGAATTACTTATCACTTGACGCAGGAAAGATACTGGGCGGTCAGGTGTGGAGGATTGCTACTTTCATGATTTACCCGCCGGGAGGCGGCATTTTCATGAGCCTGATCAGCATGTATTTATACTACATGCTGGGAGTGAACTTAGAGAGGATCTGGGGAGCATTCCGTTTTAACGTTTACTTCTTCATGGGAGTCATCGGTCATGTGGCGGCGGCGCTGATCGTGTATATTTTCATGGGAAAGACGGTGTACTTAACAACGGAATTTCTTAATTATTCCCTGTTTTTTGCTTTTGCCGCCACGTTTCCGGATCTGGAATTCCTTTTGTTTTTCGTGATTCCCATAAAAGCCAAATGGCTGGCCATCTTTAACGGAATTTACTTCCTGTATGGCTTTATTACCGGCAACATTGCCACCAGAGTCACTATATTTATGTCGTTATTGAACTTTATCCTCTTTTTCCTTTTGACCCGGAATTTAAGCAGGTTCAATCCAAAGGAGATCAAAAGAAAGCAGAATTTTCATAAGCAGATGAAGATAAAGCCCCAGGGCTGGACGCACCATCGGTGCGCCGTGTGCGGGCGGACCGAAAAGGACTCCCCGAACCTGGAATTCCGTTATTGTTCAAAATGTGAAGGCAGTTATGAATACTGTTCCGAGCATTTATATACACATAAACATGTAACACAGTCCAACCCCACAACCGGTGATACGACCAACTAGCACGGAGGATAATGATGAAGAGAACCAAGATTATATGCACTATGGGACCCAATACCAATGATCGCGCACTGATGAAGGCACTTGCCGAGCATGGCATGGATGTTGCCAGATTCAACTTCTCACACGGCGATTATGAAGAGCAGAAGATGCGCCTGGATGCACTGAAGAGCATCCGCGAGGAACTGGACATTCCGATTGCTGCACTTCTTGATACAAAAGGGCCTGAGATCCGTACCGGACTTTTAAAGGATGGCAGAAAGGTAAATTTAAAAGAGGGAGATACCTATGTCCTGACAACAGAAGAAATCATTGGTGATGAAACAAAAGGACATATCAATTATGACGGCCTGAATGAAGACGTGTCCTCCGGAAACCGTATCCTCATTGACGATGGCCTGATCGAACTGGAAGTCCTTAAGGTAAAGGGAAAGGAAATTATCTGTAAGATCATCAACGGAGGCGAGCTGGGAGAGAGAAAGGGCGTCAATGTGCCCAATGTAAAGGTAAAGCTTCCTGCACTTACGGATAAGGATAAAATGGATATAAAGTTCGGCATTGAGCAGGGCTTTGATTTCATTGCAGCTTCCTTTGTCCGCACGGCAGACGCTATTTATGAAATAAAGAAAATCCTGGAGGATCATGGTTCCAATATTTCCGTTATCGCCAAGATCGAAAATGCAGAAGGCATTGAAAACCTTGATGATATCATCGAAGCCAGCGACGGAATCATGGTTGCCCGCGGCGATATGGGAGTTGAGATCCCGGCACAGGAGGTTCCGTTTATCCAGAAACGGATCATACAGAAGTGCAACGAAGCCTGCAAGCCTGTTATTACAGCCACCCAGATGCTGGATTCCATGATCCGCAATCCCCGCCCAACCAGAGCCGAGGTGACGGACGTGGCAAATGCTGTTTATGACGGGACGGATGCAGTGATGCTTTCCGGTGAGACCGCCATGGGCAAATATCCGATTGAGGCTCTTTCCATGATGGCTTCCATTGTGGAGGAAACAGAAAAGCATCTGGATTACAATGCATACAGAGAGCGTAAGGTTTCTGCCGTCAATATCCACAATGTATCCAATGCAGTATGTTATTCTTCCGTTTCCACAGCCCATGACCTGGGAGCGAATGTGATCGTGGCACCAAGTATCACCGGATTTACTGCAAGGCTGCTGTCCAAATGGAGACCGGAAAGCCAGATCATCGGTTTATCCCCAAGCTCTTCCGCCCTTCGCCAGATGCAGCTATACTGGGGCGTAAAGCCATTTCATGCAAAACGCGCGGAATCCACTGACGTTTTAATTTATTCCTCCCTGGAGCTGTTAAAAGCAAAGGGGATCGTTAAAGAAAATGATACGGTAGTTGTCACTGCAGGCGTGGTGAGTCCGGTGAGAAAGAACGAACCGGCAGCTCATACAAATATCATGCGGGTCGTTACCGTAGATTAACAGATCTGCCCTGCTATGAATATTTATACAAAAAAAGTGTAGACAAAGGAGTCTATCCCCGGTACAATGAAGCTTACCAGCAGATGTGCCGGAGACAGATTCTTTTTGGTTTACAGGAAATTATGTTCTGAGGATCAAACAATGTTCCGCCAGGATGTGCACGATATGCCAATGCAGTGAGGCTGTTTCAGCAGCCTTGCTCCGGCGTAAGGGTCTGAGCTGCAGACTCATGATTCTATATAGTAAGCTACGAGAGGAGAGAAAGCTATGGAGAAGAGACCATTTGTTACGAAAGAGAAGTTAGAGGAAATTGTGAAAGAATATCCTACGCCTTTTCATTTATACGATGAAAAAGGGATCAGGGAGAATGCCCAGAAGCTAAAGGACGCGTTTTCCTGGAATAAAGGGTACCGGGAGTATTTTGCAGTAAAGGCCACACCAAATCCGTTTATCTTAAATATTTTAAAGGATTATGGGTGCGGAGCGGATTGCTCATCCATGACAGAGCTTATGATGTCCGATTGCCTGGGCTTTTCCGGCTCTGATATTATGTTTTCTTCCAACAACACCCCTGTTGAGGAATTCCAGTATGCGGATAAAATCGGAGGGATCATCAACTTAGATGATATCACTCATATTGAGTTCCTTAAAAAAGCCATCGGACATATTCCGGAGACCATTAGCTGCCGTTATAATCCAGGCGGCATATTTAAGATCAGCAACGATATCATGGATAATCCGGGAGATTCCAAATATGGGATGACAACAGAGCAGATGTTTGAGGCATTCCGCATATTAAAAAGCAATGGGGCCAAGCATTTTGGAATCCATGCATTTTTAGCCAGCAACACGGTGACCAATGAATATTATCCTCTTCTTGCAAAGGTGCTTTTTGAACTTGCCGTAAAGCTTCAAAAGGATACAGGAGCCCATATCTCCTTTATCAATCTGTCAGGAGGGATCGGAATTCCTTATCGTCCGGGGCAGGATGCAAACGACATTAAGGCCATCGGAGAGGGAGTCAGGGAAGTCTATGAAGAAATCCTGGTTCCGGAGGGCATGGGAGATGTGGCCATTTATACGGAGCTTGGACGCTTCATGCTGGGACCTTACGGCGGACTGGTCACAAAGGCTATCCATGAAAAACATACCCACAAGGAATACATCGGCGTGGATGCCTGTGCGGTGAACTTAATGAGGCCGGCCATGTATGGGGCTTACCATCATATCACTGTCATGGGAAAAGAGGGAGATGTGTGCGGCCGCAAATACGATGTGGTGGGATCTCTTTGTGAAAATAATGACAAGTTTGCCATAGACAGAATGCTGCCGGAGATATCCAAAGGCGATCTGCTTTTCATTCACGATACAGGCGCTCACGGTTATGCTATGGGCTATAATTATAACGGAAAATTAAAGTCAGCGGAACTTCTTCTGAAGGAAGACGGGTCTGTCCAGATGATCCGCAGGGCCGAGACTCCTAAGGATTATTTTGCTACCTTTGATTTCTGTGACATATTAAAAGATATGGAATATTAATTTTTACAGAAAAAATGTGTGAAGACAGGAGAGAGGATTTTCGGAAATTCCGGAAATGCCTCTCTTGCTTTTCCTGGCAGAATAGAAAAATCCCTGTGCCACATGACACAGGGGGGATTTTTCTTAGGATTTTCGGATTTCAAAAAGGGTGAAAGGATAATTGATACATTGTGCATTTCTTATGTCATTAGTATAGCACACCGGCTCTAGAAAAGTTTGTATATTGTTTGAATAGATTATGAAGATTTTCTTAATTCATTCGTTTCGCCGAAAAACCGGATGTGACTGGAACAGCGAAAATAAAAGAATTCCCCCGAAATAAAATATTAAAAAAAATAACGGATTTTTTACAACCAGTGATAGGAGTATGATCCCCTAGTGACACAATGAAATTGTACAAACAGTTTCCCGCAGATTATGAATTAACTTATGGATACAGCGTTCATAAGCATTCCGTATGGTGTGTCCGAGGAGCCTTCTTGAGTATATTTCACCGGCATCGTATGGGCCGGACAGCTTTCCGTCGCGGAATCACCGTGGATAAACCTTAAGCCTTGAAGCGGAGAGGGCCAAGCGCTGTTTATTTGCCATATCTCTGTACATGGAAAACTTGAAAATTGATAGCCGGTGATTTTTATGATAAAATGAAAAGGAATATGGGAATGGTCATGAGGAGAATCTATGCACAATAAAGAAATTACTACGAAAGAAAATCTGATGGAAGTGTTGAACTTACTGGACAGCTTAAAGATAAAATATTGGATAGACGGTGGCTGGGGCGTAGATATTTTACTTGGAAGGCAAAACAGGGAACACAGAGACATTGATGTGGATTTTGATGGAATATTTACGGAGGTCTTATTAGAGGTTTTGAAAGAAAAAGGATATAAAGTTGTGACTGATTGGAGTCCGGTACGCATTGAATTGTATCATCCGGATTTAGGGTATATAGATATTCATCCATTGGCCATAAGTGAAGACGGAAGTGCAAAACAGGCCGGATTAAATGATGACTGGTATGATTTCAAGGCAGAATGGTTTACAAAGGCCTTGTTTCAAGATCGGATTATTCCGTGTATTTCGGTGGAAGCTCAGAAAATATTTCACAGTGGCTACGAGCTTAGAGAAGTTGATAAAATTGATATGAAAAACCTGGATAGGCTCATATCAGGGATTGATAAGATGTAAATTAGGAAGATTATGGCTCTTTCTGTGCCGCATGGAGGCTCAGGCTGGGTACAGGCAGCTCATCTTTTATAAAAAATTTATCGAAATTTGTTGGTCGATATGTGCTATTTTTCGTTAATCCTTGGCATATAATAATACTATGGAGGTGAAACATAGCATGGGCAGAACTTGGCATTTATTTCCTGGCATTTATAGAAACAGAAGTATTAGGCATTGTTTAAGAGACCTGGAAAGCAACGAAGATTACACAATATTTTATGATAATGGAATATTCCAGTTTGAGCGGGAGCAAAAAAATAAAAAAGTTGTTTGTGAGATTAGCGTAGGTGCGTTTTATGAGATCTGTAATGGATTAGATGATAAAACGGAGATTGATAATCGAATAAATGATTTTATTCTGCAGCAATTATATCTAAAAGGTGTTGAATTAGAGTGATTTAATATAAAACAGTACATAATTAGAGGAGCGCTGCGATGCCTGATTCTCTCTTTTGAAAACGCCTGTCGTAATTGGAGCGACGGGCGTTTTCTTTTAGTGAATTTTAGTTTATGATGGAAGATATTAAAAGCGGGCAACCGGTATCCGGGGCCCGCTTTTAACGTTGCCATTTGCTGCAATTTGACAGCCTTACACAGGACATATTAAGTATTTTATAATGCTGAAAAATTGTGATAGGTCAGCGCCACATTCTGCCTTTGTTACCACACTTTTGTCATTTGCCTGTGAAGATTGTCATAATGCCATTTCAGCCGTAAAATTTCTAAAAGAGGATGGAGCGGGCCAGTCTGGTGAGCACCTCCTGGCACCGTAGGATATCTTCACAGGGGACAAATTCATCCGGCTTATGGGCCATCTCTAAATCACCCGGGCCATAGGACATGCAGTTGTGGTTGTGAAGCTTTCCTGCAATGACGGCAGTATCCGTATAGCCTGGGAAGAACGTGACAGAAACCGGTTTTCCTGTGGTTTCTTCCGCGGCGGCCTTCAGCGCTTTTAATAAGGGAGAGTTTTCATCCTTTTCAATATAAGGTCTGTCCCCTGTGATGGTATAGGAAGCGGTGATTCCGGGGACAGCCAGGGAAGCTTCACTGATAGCCTGTTCCACTATGGAAACGGCAGAAGCCGTGTCAATGGGCGGGACCAGGCGCATGTCGATCCACACCTTGCAGCGGTCAGGGACTACATAGGGGCGGTATCCACCCTGGATCTGGCCGAATGTGACTGTGGATATGCCCAGATCCTCGTGGGAGGGGCATTCTCCGATTTTGCGTCGTATGGAAGAAATGAGTTCAGCCATGGCTGCAATGGCATCGGCTCCCTTCCAGGGGGTGCTTGCATGGGCCGTTACTCCGGTGATTATGATCTCAAACCAGGTACGCCCTTTATGAGCCACCTGAATCTGTCCGTTGGTAGGCTCCGTATCCAGGACAAAGCTTTTTTCCGTTACCCAGCCTTCTTTTATCACATCTTCAACGCCCCGCATAAAATCCTCTTCATCAACGGTTCCAATGAAAACAAAGGAATGCTTGGGAGTCTTTCCTGATGCCGCTTCTTCTGCAATGGAGGAAAAGGCAGAAAGGGCACAGGCCAGACCGGATTTCATGTCACAGGCTCCCCTTCCGTAGATCTTTCCATCTATGATTTCTGCCCCAAATGGGTCTGCTGTCCAGCCGTCTCCAATGGTCACCGTATCCATATGGCAGATGTAAACAAGGGCAGGGTCATCGATTTCCCCCTGTATTTTTGCCATAATATTATAACGGCCCGGAAGGACCTCCTTTTTTATGACAGGGATGGACAGGGAAGACAGGCTTTTGAAAATATATTCTCCGATATTTTTTTCGTATGCTCCGGGGTCCGTACTGTCGATGCGGATCAGGGCCTGTGTCAGAAAAGTGGCATCGGATTGATGATTTTCCATGATGATGATCTCCTTACTTATTATATTTATCTCCATTATAGAAACGTACTGACAGAAAGTAAATGGTATTCCGGCTAAAAATCTTCTTTTGTATTTTGGGGGAAGAGAAACCTCAAGGGCTAAACCGGAATATCCTAATAAAAAAGGAATCAGGTAATGGACTGTGAATCATGTAAGAGAAGCGATACACTGTGAGGCGGCCCATGGCATGGGCTATACAGGACGTGGAATAGGAGTTGCAGTTCTCGATACGGGGATTTATCTTCATGAGGACTTTGAACATAGAGTGGCGGCTTTTGTAGACATTGTGCACCGCAGAAGGGATACCTATGACGATAACGGTCATGGGACCCACATTTCAGGAATCATCGCAGGGAACGGCAGTGCTTCCGGCGGAACGTATATGGGGGTTGCACCGGAATGTCATATCATCATGCTAAAGGTTTTGGATAAGAAAGGAAACGGCTATGCTTCTGATGTGCTGGCCGGGCTTAAGTGGATCCGTGACAACAGAGAAAGGTATGGGATCAGAATTGTAAATATCTCAGTTGGTTCCTTTTCAAAAAAAGGGATGACAGAAAATTCTGTTCTTGTGCGGGGGGTGAATGCAGCCTGGGATGACGGGCTGGTGGTCTGTGTGGCAGCAGGAAACATGGGACCGGGCATGAACACCATCACCACCCCCGGGATCAGCCGTAAGGTGATCACTGTGGGCTGCTCCGATGATTATAAAGAAGTCAATGTTATGGGAAACCGGATGATCGATTATTCCGGAAGAGGCCCTACCGGTGCCTGCATCTGCAAGCCGGAGATCATTGCTCCGGGCGCAGGGATCATGAGCTGTGCCAATGAAGCGGGACAGTATTTTACCAAAAGCGGGACCTCCATGTCAACGCCCCTGGTATCAGGGGCGATCGCACTTCTTCTACAGAAGTATCCCTATATGAGCAACCGGGACGTAAAGCTGATGTTAAGGGAACGGGCGGTGGATCTGGGGCTTCCCATGAACCAGCAGGGCTGGGGGCTGCTTGATGTGGAGAAGCTTTTGGCGTAACAAGGATATGTGTGAGTGTTATCAGGGCTTCTGCGGGAGAATTTGTACCCGTGGAAGCCTTGATTTTTTTTATGGAAAGTCAAAGGAGGGGCTGCCTGGTATGCCCCTTCTTAAAAAGCTTGCAGCCGTCTTTTATATATGCTATAGTAGTTTTGCAGTCAGAAGGCAATCCGCCTTCCTTTCCATTCAGTTTCAGGCGTTTCGCCGCTATATCCTTAAGGATTAAAAAATTATTTTCAGCCCCACAGGTCAGGAGTGTGATGCATATTGGGCTTAGAAGTATAAAATATTGGTTGACATTTGCCGGGAAGTATACTATGATTATAAACAGAAAAAGAACATTTGTTCGCGTTGGAGGATAACATGAATAAAGATGATAAACTAAAGGCGCTTGATGCCGCCCTTACTCAGATAGAAAAGGCATATGGAAAAGGCTCTGTCATGAAGCTGGGAGATTCAG of the Lacrimispora indolis DSM 755 genome contains:
- a CDS encoding 2-hydroxyacyl-CoA dehydratase, translated to MTTYQTLGIDIGSTTVKIAILNEKHEILFADYERHYANIQETLAGLLKKAYDKLGPLDLCPAITGSGGLTLSRHLKVPFVQEVVSVATSLKDYAPQTDVAIELGGEDAKIIYFTGGIDQRMNGICAGGTGSFIDQMAALLQTDASGLNEYAANYKAIYPIAARCGVFAKTDIQPLINEGATREDLAASIFQAVVNQTISGLACGKPIRGHVAFLGGPLHFLPELQKAFVRTLHLSGDEIIAPEHSHLFAATGAAMNAAEAQGGNVSLEDLINRLSSGIRMEFEVKRMDPLFADQADFDEFINRHNSHCVKTSDLSSYHGKCFLGIDAGSTTTKAALVGEDGTLLYKFYSSNNGSPLATAIRAIGEIKEQMPKDSQIVWSCSTGYGEALLKSAFLLDEGEVETISHYYAAAFFEPEVDCILDIGGQDMKCIRIKNGTVDSVQLNEACSSGCGSFIETFANSLNYQVEDFAQEALFAKNPTDLGTRCTVFMNSNVKQAQKEGAQVSDISAGLAYSVIKNALFKVIKITNASDLGRHVVVQGGTFYNNAVLRSFEKISGCEAIRPDIAGIMGAFGAALIARERYEESKTTSMLSLDKILGLHYETSMARCKGCTNNCVLTVNRFDGGRQFITGNRCERGLGKEKAKREIPNLFDYKNRRMFDYEPLSPDLAERGTIGIPRVLNMYENYPFWAVFFKELKFRTVLSPQSTRKIYELGIESIPSESECYPAKIAHGHIEWLMKQGIKTIFYPCIPYERNETPEAGNHFNCPIVTSYAENIKNNVEGIKTENIRFLNPFMAFTNEEVLTGRLTEIFAKEFQIPASEVAAAVSKGWAELMASRADMEKKGEETLKWLEDNDRHGIVLAGRPYHVDPEINHGIPELITSYGFAVLTEDSVSHLAEIERPLVVTDQWMYHTRLYRAAALVKKESRLDLIQLNSFGCGLDAVTTDQVNDILTGSGKIYTVLKIDEVNNLGAARIRIRSLIAALRVRDKRHYEQKVVSSAYHRIMFTKEMKKDYTILCPQMSPIHFDLIEPAIRSFGYRVEVLQNDNRSAIDTGLKYVNNDACYPSLIVVGQIMDALLSGKYDLDRTAVFMSQTGGGCRASNYIGFIRRALEKSGMGHIPVISVNANNMETNPGFTITLPMLTKAMQAVVYGDVFMRVLYATRPYEKVPGSANSLHEKWKERCIQSLSRKSPDMMTFSRNIKGIIRDFDNLPRNPGQKPKVGIVGEILVKFSPLANNHIVELLESEGAEAVMPDLMDFLLYCFYNSNFKAQNLGGKKSTAALSNMGISLLEFFRRTAKKELLKSKHFTAPAHIGNLADMAKEFVSIGNQTGEGWFLTGEMLELIHSGTNNIVCTQPFGCLPNHIVGKGVIKELRKAYPDSNIIAVDYDPGASEVNQLNRIKLMLSTAQKNMLRGEKPAETV
- a CDS encoding magnesium transporter CorA family protein, with the translated sequence MIQIYKTEDGLIQQKDELSPGSWIALTDPTATEILEIANTCKIDPDDLRAPLDEEERSRIQTEDHYTLILVDVPSIEERGGKDWYVTIPMGIITTEEAIVTVCLEDTTVLNAFMDGRVRDFHTYMKTRFILQILYKNASLYLQYLRIIDKKSGVVEEKLHKSTKNRELIELLELEKSLVYFTTSLRSNEMVLEKLMRNEKIKKYPEDTELLEDVIIENKQAIEMANIYSGILSGTMDAFASVISNNLNIVMKFLATITIVMSIPTMVASFYGMNVNSRGIPFANSPYGFAIVLGLTLALTLIVAWIFSKKDLF
- a CDS encoding rhomboid family intramembrane serine protease; the protein is MKFFYNLERRFRKYAIPNLMYYIIGMYGVGLLMEMLAPGFYWNYLSLDAGKILGGQVWRIATFMIYPPGGGIFMSLISMYLYYMLGVNLERIWGAFRFNVYFFMGVIGHVAAALIVYIFMGKTVYLTTEFLNYSLFFAFAATFPDLEFLLFFVIPIKAKWLAIFNGIYFLYGFITGNIATRVTIFMSLLNFILFFLLTRNLSRFNPKEIKRKQNFHKQMKIKPQGWTHHRCAVCGRTEKDSPNLEFRYCSKCEGSYEYCSEHLYTHKHVTQSNPTTGDTTN
- the pyk gene encoding pyruvate kinase, whose amino-acid sequence is MKRTKIICTMGPNTNDRALMKALAEHGMDVARFNFSHGDYEEQKMRLDALKSIREELDIPIAALLDTKGPEIRTGLLKDGRKVNLKEGDTYVLTTEEIIGDETKGHINYDGLNEDVSSGNRILIDDGLIELEVLKVKGKEIICKIINGGELGERKGVNVPNVKVKLPALTDKDKMDIKFGIEQGFDFIAASFVRTADAIYEIKKILEDHGSNISVIAKIENAEGIENLDDIIEASDGIMVARGDMGVEIPAQEVPFIQKRIIQKCNEACKPVITATQMLDSMIRNPRPTRAEVTDVANAVYDGTDAVMLSGETAMGKYPIEALSMMASIVEETEKHLDYNAYRERKVSAVNIHNVSNAVCYSSVSTAHDLGANVIVAPSITGFTARLLSKWRPESQIIGLSPSSSALRQMQLYWGVKPFHAKRAESTDVLIYSSLELLKAKGIVKENDTVVVTAGVVSPVRKNEPAAHTNIMRVVTVD
- a CDS encoding diaminopimelate decarboxylase; protein product: MEKRPFVTKEKLEEIVKEYPTPFHLYDEKGIRENAQKLKDAFSWNKGYREYFAVKATPNPFILNILKDYGCGADCSSMTELMMSDCLGFSGSDIMFSSNNTPVEEFQYADKIGGIINLDDITHIEFLKKAIGHIPETISCRYNPGGIFKISNDIMDNPGDSKYGMTTEQMFEAFRILKSNGAKHFGIHAFLASNTVTNEYYPLLAKVLFELAVKLQKDTGAHISFINLSGGIGIPYRPGQDANDIKAIGEGVREVYEEILVPEGMGDVAIYTELGRFMLGPYGGLVTKAIHEKHTHKEYIGVDACAVNLMRPAMYGAYHHITVMGKEGDVCGRKYDVVGSLCENNDKFAIDRMLPEISKGDLLFIHDTGAHGYAMGYNYNGKLKSAELLLKEDGSVQMIRRAETPKDYFATFDFCDILKDMEY